One Tachysurus vachellii isolate PV-2020 chromosome 8, HZAU_Pvac_v1, whole genome shotgun sequence genomic window carries:
- the LOC132850534 gene encoding potassium voltage-gated channel subfamily E member 2-like, translating to MTTSSDWSNLTLHLQDSLTSNLNDFLKQWQWNSTKAERDLNARLAEENFDNVIWYLVVMIGIYAFIVVAILVSTVKSKRREHSNDPYHKYIEGEWSSQPQIQAYNQSYIISNPSTRTFDGSGSP from the coding sequence ATGACAACATCGTCTGATTGGTCCAACCTGACCCTCCACCTGCAGGATTCATTAACTAGTAATCTGAATGATTTCCTGAAGCAGTGGCAATGGAACAGCACAAAGGCTGAACGTGATCTAAATGCCCGACTGGCTGAAGAAAACTTTGACAATGTTATATGGTATCTAGTGGTAATGATAGGGATATATGCCTTCATTGTGGTGGCCATTCTAGTGAGCACAGTAAAGTCCAAACGCAGGGAGCACTCCAATGACCCCTACCATAAATACATTGAGGGAGAATGGAGCTCACAACCTCAGATTCAAGCATATAACCAAAGCTACATCATCTCCAACCCAAGCACCAGAACCTTTGATGGATCTGGTTCACCATGA